One Miscanthus floridulus cultivar M001 unplaced genomic scaffold, ASM1932011v1 fs_788_1_2, whole genome shotgun sequence genomic window, TCAGATAGGTGCCTTGGCAGCCGTACACACCTCTTGGGCTGCCCAAGGTCTTTAATGACTGTAATTAACTAGCATAGTTATCTAGGAAGTGCTTAGGAAGCAGGGCTTATTAACTACATTTCTCCCCCTAAGACCTGCTTCAACTAATCTTGATCTCCTTGATCCCAATCCTGCTCCTCATCTCTTTCAGCTTGGTTTTGCCCAAGGCTTTAGTCAGTATATCAGCGAGCTGATCTGCAGTGGGAATGAACTCTGTCTTGATGCTACCTTCTTCCACACAATCTCTGATgaaatgatgcttgattctaataTGCTTGCTCCTGTCATGGAAAACAGGATTCTTTGCCAAAGCCAGAGCAGACTTATTGTCTACTCTGAGTTCCACCACCTCAACTTTTCTTCCCAACAAATCTACAAACAGTCTTGACAACCACAAAGCTTGGGTTGCAGCTGTTGTCATCGCCACATATTCAGCCTCACAGCTAGACAGAGCAACAACTCTCTGTTTGACAGACTGCCAGCTGACCAGGCTGGTTCCAAGGAAGAACAAACATCCAGTTGTGTTTTTGCTTGAATCAACATCTCCAGCCAAATCTGAATCACTGTAACCCACAAACCTTGCTTTGCCTGTTGTTCTGGTGTAGCAGAGCCCATGATCTAGAGTACCAGCCAGGTATCTcaagatcctcttcacagcctgaagATGTTCAGTTGTTGGCTTCTCCAGAAATCTGCTAACATACCCTACAGCAAAAGCCAAATCTGGTCTTGTGTGCACTAGGTATCTCAAGCTGCCAACCAGTCTTCTGTACTGAGTTGGATTTACTTCCTTTGCTGTGCTTTCCTTGTTCAATTTCAACCTTTCTTCCATGGGTGTGGTGGCTGGATTACAACCTGCCATACCACCAAGCTCAAGTATCTTCTTAGCATAATGGGTTTGCTTCAGAGTGATGCTCCCCTCTGATTGTCTCACCTCAACTCCCAGATAGAAAGACAGAAGACCCAAATCACTCATTTCAAAGGTTTGCTTCATCTTTGCCTTGAAAACTTCAATCTTCTGCTGATTGACTCCtgtgatgatcaaatcatcaacaTAGACTCCAATTACCAGTAGGGAGTCACCTGATCCCTTCCTGTACATAGCAGCTTCATACACATTCTGCTCAAAACCCATCTGCTTGAGAGTCAagtcaagcttggcattccatgccCGAGGAGCCTGTCTTAGGCCATACAGAGCCTTGTGCAGCCTGTACACTTTCTTCTCCTCTCCTGGTACTACAAAACCTGGAGGCTATGTAACATAAACCTCCTCCTGGAGTTCTCCATTCAAAAATGCAGACTTCACATCCATGTGATGTACTGCCCATCCCTCTTGTGCTGCTAGGGCAAGCAAAACACGCACTGATTCCatccttgcaaccggtgcaaaagcATCTTCATAATCAACTCCTTCCTGCTGCACAAAACCACGggccacaagtcttgccttgtgCCTAATTACAGCTCCATGTTCATCCTTCTTCAGCTTAAACACCCATTTCAGTGAAATTGGACGGTGACCAGGACGGGGAGAAACAAGTTCCCAAGTCCCATTCCGCTCTACTGATCTCAGCTCCTCCTTCATCGTTGCTTGCCAATCTGGATCATCTTTGGCTTCTTCATAGCTTGTAGGCTCACCAGAATGGGTGAGATTCAGTTCTGCAAACAGCCGCTGCGCCGGCGGAGGGGTTGGCTGATCACCAATAATGTCATGAATCTTCCGATAGCGGAGTTCTTCATCGTCGTGGCAAGCATCCACcctttcatcatcatcctccaggGGGGTCACATGCTCAACCTGAGGACTTGCTGGAGCTGGTGTAGGTGTTCTGGGCGACGCAGGCGCCTCTGCCTCCGCTGCGGGCTCCTCTGTTTCCGCTGCAGGCTCTCCTGCATTCACCGGAGAGAAACCAGGCGATGCAGGATGTGACGGAGGAGATAGTGAAGGCGACGCTGAACTTCCTGCTTCAGGGAGTTCCTCCGCCCATGGGAATTCAACAGTAAACTCACTGCTCGCTGCTTCTGGTGTGCCTGCTGCCGGTGATGCCCAGTCCCAGCCACGGCCTTCGTCGAACACCACATCGCGGCTGACACGCACGCGCTGGGACACTGGATCATAGATACGGTATGCCTTGGCCCCTTCCGCATAGCCGATAAACACGCCAGCCTCGCCGCGGTCATCGAGCTTGCGAAGCTGAGTAAGCCGCCGGATATAAGCCACACAGCCAAAGACCTTGAGGTGGCCGACTGTTGGTGCCCGGCCGTGCCATGCCTCATAAGGAGTGGCATTCTTCAGCGCCTTCGTTGGGGATCGATTCAGAATGTGCACAGCCGTCATCACAGCCTCCCCCCAAAATCGAGAGGGCATCTGGCGTTGCTTGAGCAAAGCTCGTGCCATGGCCACCACTGTTTGGTTCctgcgctcaacaacaccgttCTGTTGCGGTGAATAAGGGGCACTGAAATGCCGTTTAATACCTTCATCAGCGCAGTATGCAGTAAACTCCGTGACAGTGAATTCGCCACCATTGTCGGTGCGCAGGACCTTCAACTTGCGCCCGCTTTCCACCTCTGCTGCCACCTTGACCttcttaattgcttctgctgctGCGTCCTTGGATGGCAGCAACACAGCCCACATAAAGCGGGTGGCGTCATCGACGAGCAGCAAGATATAACGGTTGCCCGCCGGTGTCGCTGGCGTGACCGGACCGCACAGGTCACCGTGCACCAGCTCAAGCTGATTCTGGGCACGGTATGCTGCTGCAGCCGAAAAAGAACGCCGCCTCTGCTTGGTGGTAACGCAGGTGTCACACACCTGCTCAACATGGTCAACAACCGGCATCCCGCGCGCCATCTCCTCCTTGCTGAGTCGCCGGAGTGCGTCGAAGTGCAGAtggccgaaacgctcgtgccactgccacgtcTCTTCATCCTTGCGTGCCGCGAGACAGAGAGGTTGTGCAGCCTCAAGATGCAGAATATACAACCTATTCTTCCCTCTGTGTACCTTAGCGAGTAGACGGCGGCTCTTGTCCCAAATACGAAGCACGCCATCGTCAATCACAACCTTGGACCCTCCTTCATCAAGCTGTCCCAGACTTAGGATAGAGTTCTTCAGCGCCGGAATGAAGTAGACGCCATGAAGAACCCTCTGCTCACCGGTCTTGGCTTGGAAAACAATAgacccgacgcccttgatctctacCATCGACGCGTCCCCGAACCGGACCGTTCCTCGAACGCCAGTGTTCAGATCAGCAAAGAACTCTTGGCGCCCGGTCATGTGATGCGTCgcgccggagtccaggtaccagCCGCTGTCCACCTCTTCTTCGTCCACGCCGAGATAGGCGCGAGCACGTGGCTCGGAGAACTCGACGTGCTGCGCCGTGTAGCTGTGCGCCAGCGTGCTCTGTTCCAGGCTAATGAAGCCATGTGCCAGAAACAGAGCGCCATCTTCATCGCACTCGGCGTACTGGGCGCGCGCCTCATGCCTTCCTTGGTTCCCGCCACGCTGCCCAGCCTGATTTCCGCCGCCACGACCTCCACCACGATTGCCACCGCCGCGGCCAGCACGGTTTCCACCTCCACCGCCGCGCTCTGCATCTTCACGGCGCGGCTGGGGACACTCACGTGCCCAGTGGCCCTCCTGGTTGCAGTTGAGGCAGGTGTTGGGGCCGACGCGGCCAGCAACATTGCCATCTCCTCGTCCGCCACCACGTCCACCGcctctgcctcgtcctcgtccaccaCCGCGGCTACGTCCACCGCCACCGCGCTGGTTCCTGAATCCAGAACCACCGGCATcatctcccttcttctccttcctccagcGCGCTCTCCACTGCTCCTCGGTGTACAGCAGCTTGCCGTTGATGGCCACCGGCTCGGTCAGCGCTTGTTCCTCGCGATTATCCACCGCCTTGAGCCTTCCAGTCACCTCATCAAGAGTGAGCGCCTCAAAGTCGAGGAACTGCTCAATGGCGACAACAATCTGCGCGTACTTGGCTGGCACCGTGCGCAGAAACTTCTCCACCACACGGTCCTCAGTGATGTCCTTGTCACCATGAATGACAAGCTGCTGGTGCAGAGTTGACAGACGCAGGGCGAAATCCTCCACTTGCTCGCCGGGGTTGATGCCGATGTTCTCCCAATCGCGGCGTAGGCGCTGCAGCGTTGCTCGACGGACCCGGTCCACGCCGATGCGAGTCGCAACGATGGCGTCCCACGCCTCCTTCGCCGTAGCCTTGTCGAGGAGTGGGATGCCCATCTCCTTGGGCACGGCCCCGACAATCACCTCTAGTGCACGCCTGTCATCGCGAAACTGGACAGGGCCGCCCTCGATGGCGTCCCAGAGATCGCGCGCCTGCATCCTCGGCTTCATGGTCTGACTCCACTC contains:
- the LOC136533126 gene encoding uncharacterized mitochondrial protein AtMg00810-like, producing the protein MGFEQNVYEAAMYRKGSGDSLLVIGVYVDDLIITGVNQQKIEVFKAKMKQTFEMSDLGLLSFYLGVEVRQSEGSITLKQTHYAKKILELGGMAGCNPATTPMEERLKLNKESTAKEVNPTQYRRLVGSLRYLVHTRPDLAFAVGYVSRFLEKPTTEHLQAVKRILRYLAGTLDHGLCYTRTTGKARFVGYSDSDLAGDVDSSKNTTGCLFFLGTSLVSWQSVKQRVVALSSCEAEYVAMTTAATQALWLSRLFVDLLGRKVEVVELRVDNKSALALAKNPVFHDRSKHIRIKHHFIRDCVEEGSIKTEFIPTADQLADILTKALGKTKLKEMRSRIGIKEIKIS